The following proteins are encoded in a genomic region of Neospora caninum Liverpool complete genome, chromosome XI:
- a CDS encoding putative selenocysteine lyase, producing MLRQSPLSASCLKWCSWIALGLCSFPPSSTRCALVASRAPSAKRLVSLKAETYTPLRRWSVCACVPSFFVFAALFSLADSVAEGTISVGVCATPPLYTCSSGVSSAFTSRSWKTRAASSLSSGSVHCEDILSSVFPGLPLFLNSRYRTFTPPRQLRRQHRLFRPLFVTVPKRSEAKRTKDPRAVRRLHAFIDRTSPAFSQGNAGPGFVKPVPCLSVKPVALQKPRGHCTSKPRTRAASVDCPSILDWKDEFPFQAGNAKKEGSCDGGTRQDEIIYFDSAATSQKPRRVLEAIEEAYVHLNANVHRATYARSAAATERMEGVRAQLARFLNADRPEEIIFTSGATDAVNLVANTWGEANIGEGDEILLTVAEHHSNLVPWQLLSTRKKARLKFVELERDYTLSLSSLVANLSPRTKLVALAHTSNVLGSFNPYVHLVPELIKRFNSNIAVLVDATQALAHHQIDVHKLKCDFLVGSGHKMYGPTGVGFLYGKYELLRNMPPWKGGGEMIEFVDLRESTYAEPPARFEAGTPPFLQVVGLGAAVDFIEEVGWQAISSHESRLQRALHEVLVSRFPELRLFCPQPAGSPYLPESLSNSFDFSVLKRHRKMHLEQSDDRSTTTENGVLRPTGAWAIDGERNEGLNSDIQHVQRVPLISFAHPRFHAHDVAMFLDVCGGVCVRSGHHCCQPLHRHVLSVPSTCRASLALYNTEHEIDRFGEVLETVFETLARQVSQPLTWTDKENYQASSSPH from the exons ATGCTGAGGCAATCTCCATTAAGCGCATCTTGCTTAAAGTGGTGTTCATGGATTGCTCTCGGTCTATGTAgctttcctccgtcttcgaCGCGCTGCGCTCTTGTTGCTTCACGGGCTCCTAGTGCAAAACGGTTGGTGAGTTTGAAGGCTGAGACTTACACGCCACTACGGCGATGGAGTGTTTGTGCGTGCGTCCCTTCGTTTTTTGTGTTCGCCGcccttttttccctcgcgGATAGTGTTGCAGAAGGCACCATTTCTGTAGGTGTATGTGCTACGCCACCATTGTACACCTGCTCGAGTGGTGTTTCGTCGGCATTCACGAGTCGCAGCTGGAAAACCCGGGCAGCTTCATCACTTTCGAGCGGTTCAGTACACTGCGAGGACATCCTGTCCTCCGTTTTTCCGGGACTCCCATTATTTCTGAATTCAAGGTACCGAACGTTCACGCCGCCACGGCAGCTCCGACGACAGCATCGCCTCTTTCGTCCGCTATTTGTTACAGTGCCAAAgcggagcgaggcgaaacgTACGAAAGACCCAAGGGCTGTTCGACGTTTACACGCCTTCATAGATCGTACTTCCCCGGCCTTCTCTCAAGGAAACGCTGGACCTGGCTTCGTGAAACCTGTGCCCTGTCTGAGCGTCAAGCCTGTCGCCTTGCAGAAACCGCGCGGACACTGCACATCAAAACCACGTACCCGGGCCGCCTCTGTGGATTGCCCGTCCATACTCGACTGGAAGGACGAGTTCCCGTTTCAGGCAGGCAATGCAAAGAAAGAAGGTTCCTGCGATGGAGGAACGAGACAGGATGAAATAATTTACTTCGACAGCGCGGCAACCTCGCAGAAACCACGACGTGTGCTCGAA GCCATTGAGGAAGCGTATGTACACCTTAACGCCAATGTCCATCGAGCAACGTATGCGAGAAGCGCGGCAGCCACTGAACGGATGGAG GGTGTTCGGGCTCAGCTGGCAAGATTTCTCAACGCAGACAGACCAGAGGAGATTATCTTCACATCCGGGGCTACAGACGCTGTTAACCTCGTTGCAAACACGTGGGG tGAAGCCAACatcggcgaaggcgacgagatCCTCCTCACGGTTGCCGAACACCACAGCAACCTGGTCCCTTGGCAGCTGCTgtcgacgagaaagaaagctcGACTGAAATTCGTCGAG CTCGAACGAGACTATAcgctttccctttcttcgctggtGGCAAATCTGTCACCTCGCACGAAGCTCGTCGCATTGGCGCATACGTCCAACGTTCTGGGATCATTCAATCCGTACGTTCACCTTGTCCCTGAGCTGATCAAGCGGTTCAACTCCAACATAGCTGTCCTCGTCGACGCCACGCAAGCGCTCGCGCACCATCAA ATCGACGTCCATAAACTGAAGTGCGATTTCCTTGTTGGCAGCGGCCATAAGATGTATGGGCCGACGGGTGTCGGATTTTTGTATGGCAAGTATGAATTGCTCCGGAATATGCCCCCATGGAAGGGCGGAGGCGAGATGATTGAG TTCGTAGACTTGCGCGAGTCCACCTACGCAGAGCCGCCAGCCCGGTTCGAGGCCGGAACTCCTCCCTTCCTGCAGGTGGTTGGCCTAGGTGCAGCTGTAGATTTCATCGAGGAAGTCGGCTGGCAGGCGATTTCTTCGCATGAGTCTCGATTACAACGTGCGCTGCACGAGGTCTTGGTCTCCAGATTCCCCGAGCTCCGCCTCTTTTGTCCTCAACCGGCAGGCAGCCCATATCTCCCGGAATCGCTCTCAAATTCGTTTGATTTTTCCGTGCTTAAACGGCACCGCAAGATGCATTTGGAACAATCGGACGATCGATCCACAACTACAGAAAATGGTGTACTGCGACCAACGGGGGCTTGGGCCATtgacggagaaagaaatgAGGGCTTGAATTCTGACATTCAACACGTGCAAAGAGTTCCGCTTATCTCGTTCGCCCATCCGCGATTCCATGCACACGATGTAGCGATGTTTTTAGATGTGTGCGGAGGAGTATGCGTGCGCTCCGGACATCATTGCTGTCAGCCGCTTCATCGCCACGTGCTGTCGGTGCCCTCGACCTGTCGAGCCAGTCTTGCACTTTATAACACAGAACACGAGATTGACAG ATTTGGCGAAGTGCTAGAGACGGTGTTCGAGACGCTCGCACGGCAGGTCAGCCAGCCCTTGACGTGGACAGACAAGGAAAATTACCAAGCATCTAGCTCGCCACACTGA